A window of Polaribacter litorisediminis contains these coding sequences:
- a CDS encoding T9SS type A sorting domain-containing protein, whose amino-acid sequence MKKNYLLLASLCLFIVTNIFSTDKYVGTTVTDGGATLGSEANPYLSLSDAITAAIDNDKIIIVGTITQNSQIAFNKALTFEGASNAMVQSTGANRLFNITADAAKTITFTGITFQNFNSAFQGSVLNNSSQTGMTLTFIRCNFLNNSTSSENGGGVFYIAQNPTINFTGCTFYNNAVITSTAANARGGAIHFTGSANATITNCTFSENKIAKTGNFEGAAIRVNSNSNNITVQNSLFYNNKANNGTGLNSDFNGVGGATMSFLNSLAQYTNNVDTETGSNITADFTNTTFAFVSPNLTYNAPNSLTDATPIDFGNDNNDAGAWDSGINIFEGTASILWSENSNWSSGTAPIGDGTENIAIIGAICNMFTAGVAVNNIKVTTELRIQGQNVFIVNGESDVTGIVRYFANLQDDAENAKAWYLISSPLSGEVFDDAFADKNDITIGSATKRGIATYNPGEIGSAAWTYFSDTNNNITATSGQGFSMKITPDAITFADNGGEYADNDVGFEGDFTTDNAGVTINTPTKGFNLLGNPYVAHINSATFLGSTSGIDQSQIWVWNQTLNGGDGGYEVQMSGDSFMLAPAQGFFVNVTTAESLNFAESNQATTGGTFQKIARTELKLLVSDSQNSRFTKLYFLNDATKGYDFGWEGEVFGGVKNDFELYTHLVNENQGKKYQKQSLPASELESLTIPIGVVANAGKKIIFSLELSNFPLNVKVYLEDRLNNTFNRLDETNTSYEVTLSENSTGVGRFYLHTNTKNVLSTIDVALENISVFTTNRNTLKVVGLPSGTANLKLYDILGKQVMQSAFISTGVKEISLPKFVSGAYIVQLQTEAGKLNKKIILE is encoded by the coding sequence ATGAAAAAAAATTACCTTCTTTTAGCATCTTTATGTCTCTTTATAGTTACAAATATTTTTAGTACCGATAAATATGTTGGGACTACAGTAACTGATGGAGGTGCCACTTTAGGATCTGAAGCAAACCCATATCTCTCATTAAGTGATGCCATAACCGCTGCAATTGATAATGATAAAATAATTATAGTGGGTACCATAACACAAAATAGTCAAATTGCATTCAATAAAGCTCTTACTTTTGAAGGGGCTTCTAATGCCATGGTTCAAAGTACTGGTGCTAATAGATTATTTAATATTACTGCTGATGCTGCTAAGACCATTACATTTACAGGTATTACTTTTCAAAACTTCAATTCGGCTTTTCAGGGATCCGTTTTAAATAATTCTTCACAAACAGGGATGACCCTTACTTTTATACGTTGTAATTTCTTAAATAATTCAACATCCTCCGAAAATGGAGGTGGAGTATTTTATATTGCTCAAAATCCGACGATAAATTTTACGGGTTGTACTTTTTATAATAATGCTGTGATAACTTCTACAGCAGCCAATGCCAGAGGTGGCGCTATTCATTTTACCGGATCTGCAAATGCAACCATAACAAACTGTACGTTTTCTGAAAATAAAATTGCCAAAACAGGAAATTTTGAAGGAGCAGCCATAAGAGTAAATTCAAACAGCAACAATATAACGGTTCAAAATTCTCTTTTTTATAATAATAAAGCAAATAATGGAACAGGCCTCAATTCAGATTTTAATGGAGTTGGAGGAGCAACCATGAGTTTTTTAAATTCTCTTGCACAATACACAAATAATGTTGATACGGAGACGGGATCAAACATTACAGCCGATTTCACGAATACAACATTTGCATTTGTTAGTCCTAATTTAACATACAATGCTCCTAATTCTTTAACTGATGCCACTCCAATTGATTTTGGTAATGATAATAATGATGCTGGTGCTTGGGATTCTGGAATAAATATTTTTGAAGGAACTGCATCTATATTGTGGTCTGAAAACTCAAATTGGTCTAGTGGAACTGCTCCTATTGGAGATGGTACTGAAAATATTGCTATCATAGGTGCAATTTGTAATATGTTTACTGCTGGAGTAGCTGTTAATAATATTAAAGTAACTACTGAATTAAGAATTCAAGGTCAAAACGTATTTATTGTAAATGGAGAATCTGATGTAACAGGTATAGTGCGCTACTTTGCAAATCTACAAGATGATGCAGAAAATGCGAAAGCATGGTACTTAATTTCTTCCCCTTTGTCTGGAGAGGTTTTTGATGATGCATTTGCAGATAAAAATGATATTACTATAGGCAGTGCCACTAAAAGAGGAATAGCGACCTATAATCCTGGAGAAATAGGAAGTGCTGCTTGGACCTATTTCTCTGATACAAATAATAATATTACTGCTACTTCTGGACAAGGTTTTTCTATGAAAATAACGCCAGATGCAATTACTTTTGCTGATAATGGAGGAGAATATGCAGACAATGACGTTGGTTTTGAAGGAGACTTTACTACAGATAATGCAGGTGTAACTATCAATACGCCTACTAAAGGTTTTAATTTGTTAGGCAACCCATATGTAGCTCACATTAATAGTGCAACATTTTTAGGATCTACTTCTGGAATTGACCAATCACAAATTTGGGTGTGGAATCAAACATTAAACGGCGGAGATGGCGGGTATGAAGTTCAAATGTCTGGTGATTCTTTTATGTTGGCGCCTGCTCAAGGATTTTTTGTAAATGTAACGACTGCAGAAAGTCTAAATTTTGCGGAATCAAATCAAGCTACAACAGGAGGTACATTCCAAAAAATTGCTAGAACTGAATTAAAATTATTAGTTTCTGACAGCCAAAATAGTCGTTTTACAAAATTATATTTTTTAAATGATGCTACGAAAGGTTATGACTTTGGTTGGGAAGGAGAAGTTTTTGGTGGCGTTAAAAATGATTTTGAACTCTACACACATTTAGTAAACGAAAATCAAGGTAAAAAATACCAAAAACAATCATTACCTGCATCTGAACTTGAATCTTTAACCATACCAATAGGCGTCGTTGCTAATGCAGGTAAAAAGATAATATTTTCTCTAGAATTATCAAACTTCCCTTTAAATGTTAAAGTTTATTTAGAAGATAGATTAAACAATACATTTAATCGTTTAGACGAAACAAATACTTCTTATGAAGTAACTTTAAGTGAAAACTCTACTGGAGTTGGAAGATTCTATTTACATACAAATACAAAAAACGTCTTAAGCACTATAGATGTTGCATTAGAAAATATTAGTGTATTTACTACGAATAGAAATACTTTAAAAGTAGTTGGTTTGCCTTCTGGAACTGCTAATTTAAAGTTGTACGATATTTTAGGAAAACAAGTTATGCAAAGTGCATTTATTTCTACTGGTGTTAAAGAAATTTCTTTACCAAAATTCGTATCAGGTGCTTACATCGTTCAACTTCAAACAGAAGCTGGAAAATTAAACAAGAAAATCATTTTAGAATAA